One part of the Zymomonas mobilis subsp. pomaceae ATCC 29192 genome encodes these proteins:
- a CDS encoding LysR substrate-binding domain-containing protein, with protein MAMYNLNDIYYYVQVVEHGGFTQASRATGIPKSKLSRRITELENRLGVRLLQRSTRHFSVTEIGRIYFDHCQTVIFEAENAEKAIEETHQEPCGLVRLSCPIALLHATLSPILAAFLARYPKVKLQMEATNRSVNPISDAIDLAIRVRPLPFEDSDLTMRQLTSRKQILVASPNLIRQYAPLEKPEDLSHWPAFANATLLKSYSWQLFGPSDEIVTINYEPRFVTTDMFALQEAAIAGLGVVHLPFMIVRQALERGQLIELLPNWSLKPEIIHVVYPTRRGLLPSVRALLNMLIEHFKNLNDE; from the coding sequence ATGGCAATGTATAATTTAAACGATATTTATTACTATGTTCAGGTGGTCGAACATGGCGGATTTACACAGGCCAGCCGTGCAACAGGTATTCCCAAATCAAAACTAAGCCGAAGAATAACCGAGCTTGAAAACCGCCTCGGCGTCCGATTATTACAACGCTCCACCCGTCATTTTTCGGTAACGGAGATTGGAAGAATTTATTTTGATCATTGTCAAACGGTTATTTTTGAAGCCGAAAATGCTGAAAAAGCTATTGAAGAAACGCATCAAGAACCTTGCGGTTTAGTGCGGCTTTCTTGTCCTATTGCCCTGCTTCACGCAACGCTTAGTCCGATATTAGCGGCATTTTTGGCGCGTTATCCTAAAGTAAAACTACAAATGGAAGCTACGAATCGTTCTGTAAATCCTATCAGCGATGCTATCGACCTTGCTATCCGTGTTCGTCCCCTGCCTTTTGAAGATAGCGACTTGACCATGCGTCAGTTAACAAGCCGAAAACAGATACTCGTGGCTAGTCCTAATTTGATTAGGCAATATGCCCCCTTAGAAAAGCCAGAAGATCTTAGTCATTGGCCTGCTTTTGCGAATGCCACGCTCCTTAAAAGTTATAGCTGGCAGTTATTTGGTCCCAGCGATGAAATTGTTACCATCAACTATGAGCCCCGCTTCGTCACAACTGATATGTTTGCTTTACAAGAAGCCGCTATAGCGGGTCTGGGTGTGGTTCATTTGCCTTTTATGATAGTTCGTCAGGCTTTGGAACGAGGACAATTGATAGAATTACTTCCAAACTGGTCATTAAAGCCCGAAATTATTCATGTCGTCTATCCTACGCGGCGCGGTTTATTACCTTCTGTTCGGGCGTTGCTTAATATGTTGATTGAACATTTTAAAAATTTGAATGACGAGTAA
- the pdhA gene encoding pyruvate dehydrogenase (acetyl-transferring) E1 component subunit alpha, whose amino-acid sequence MARATQDSGKHPKNDAVPTIPNHDLPPIPGRYQADREEMLEFYRRMLLIRRFEERCGQLYGLGLIAGFCHLYIGQEAVAVGLQAALKPGRDSVITGYREHGHMLAYGIDPKIVMAELTGRAAGISHGKGGSMHMFSTEHKFFGGNGIVGAQVPLGAGLAFAHKYRDDGGCAAAYFGDGSANQGQVYEAFNMAALWKLPVIFVIENNGYAMGTSIQRANAHTALSERGQGFGIPALVVDGMDVLDVRGASEVAVNWVQSGKGPIIVEMKTYRYRGHSMSDPARYRSREEVNEMKDYHDPIEALKKDLLKAGVEENTLTQIDDDIRQQVKDAAEFAEKAPLPEPEELYTDILVGKY is encoded by the coding sequence ATGGCCAGAGCAACTCAGGATTCTGGTAAGCATCCAAAAAACGATGCGGTACCCACTATTCCCAATCATGATCTGCCACCGATTCCCGGTCGCTATCAGGCTGACCGTGAGGAGATGCTCGAATTTTACCGGCGAATGCTCCTTATCCGTCGCTTTGAAGAGCGTTGTGGACAGCTATATGGCCTTGGTCTCATTGCTGGTTTTTGTCATCTATATATTGGGCAAGAGGCGGTTGCTGTGGGTTTACAGGCAGCCTTAAAGCCCGGTCGAGATAGTGTTATTACAGGCTATCGTGAACATGGCCATATGCTGGCTTATGGCATTGATCCCAAAATTGTCATGGCAGAATTAACTGGCCGTGCTGCCGGCATCTCGCATGGTAAGGGGGGCTCCATGCACATGTTTTCCACAGAACATAAATTTTTTGGTGGAAATGGTATTGTCGGGGCACAGGTTCCCTTAGGGGCAGGTTTGGCCTTTGCTCATAAATACCGCGATGATGGGGGATGCGCCGCCGCCTATTTTGGTGACGGTTCAGCTAATCAAGGGCAGGTTTACGAAGCTTTTAATATGGCGGCCTTGTGGAAATTGCCGGTTATCTTTGTCATTGAAAATAATGGCTATGCTATGGGAACCAGTATCCAACGCGCTAATGCCCACACGGCTTTATCGGAACGGGGACAGGGTTTTGGTATTCCGGCCCTTGTCGTTGATGGCATGGATGTGCTGGACGTACGGGGTGCCTCAGAGGTTGCTGTTAACTGGGTACAATCTGGAAAAGGCCCCATTATTGTTGAAATGAAAACCTATCGGTATCGGGGCCATTCAATGTCTGATCCGGCGCGTTATCGCAGCCGTGAAGAAGTGAATGAAATGAAAGACTATCATGACCCGATAGAGGCCTTGAAAAAAGACCTCCTTAAGGCGGGTGTGGAAGAAAATACGCTGACCCAAATTGATGATGACATCCGTCAACAGGTTAAAGACGCAGCTGAATTTGCAGAAAAGGCACCGTTACCGGAGCCTGAAGAATTATATACCGATATTTTGGTAGGGAAATACTGA
- a CDS encoding pyruvate dehydrogenase complex E1 component subunit beta — protein MAIELKMPALSPTMEEGTLTKWLVKEGDAIKAGDILAEIETDKAIMEFEAVDEGILTKILVPEGSTDVKVGTPIAYLGQDAQDVHISASDKPSLASDTVSETTSVAIDKTVTLPSEQVEKQRTVGAEIPEGTQFFQQTLREALRDAMAEEMRRDDRVFVMGEEVAEYQGAYKVTQGLLDEFGPRRVVDTPISEYGFTGIGVGAAMEGLRPIIEFMTMNFSMQAIDHIINSAAKTHYMSGGQVRCPIVFRGPNGAAPRVGAQHTQNFGPWYAAVPGLIVLAPYDAIDAKGLLKAAIRSEDPVVFLECELLYGKSFDVPEIEDFVLPIGKARIIREGKDVTIVSYSIGVSFALEAAEKLAQEGINAEVIDLRTLRPLDKEAILKSLAKTNRMVTVEDGWPTCSISSEIAAIAMDEGFDNLDAPVLRVTNADTPTPYAVNLEKMALVSAEAVIKAVHKVCYRK, from the coding sequence ATGGCCATAGAGCTTAAGATGCCTGCTCTGTCCCCCACTATGGAAGAGGGAACGCTTACCAAATGGCTGGTTAAAGAAGGGGACGCTATTAAAGCAGGTGATATCCTTGCTGAAATTGAAACAGACAAGGCCATTATGGAATTTGAGGCTGTGGATGAAGGCATCCTCACTAAAATTTTGGTCCCAGAAGGGAGCACAGATGTAAAAGTCGGTACGCCTATCGCTTATTTAGGGCAAGATGCCCAAGATGTTCATATATCTGCTTCTGATAAACCGTCTTTGGCTTCTGATACAGTGTCGGAAACTACATCTGTGGCGATAGATAAAACGGTCACGCTTCCTTCTGAACAAGTTGAAAAACAACGCACAGTAGGTGCGGAAATACCTGAAGGTACTCAATTTTTTCAACAGACGCTTCGAGAAGCACTACGTGACGCCATGGCTGAGGAAATGCGGCGCGATGATCGCGTTTTTGTCATGGGTGAAGAAGTCGCAGAATACCAAGGCGCTTATAAGGTAACACAGGGCTTGCTTGATGAATTCGGCCCTAGACGCGTGGTTGATACGCCTATTTCGGAATATGGTTTTACCGGTATTGGTGTCGGGGCCGCAATGGAAGGCTTGCGTCCTATTATCGAATTTATGACCATGAATTTTTCGATGCAAGCTATCGACCATATCATCAATTCGGCGGCTAAAACGCATTATATGTCCGGTGGCCAAGTACGCTGTCCCATCGTTTTTCGTGGGCCGAATGGCGCTGCGCCACGCGTGGGGGCACAGCATACTCAAAATTTTGGGCCATGGTATGCTGCTGTTCCCGGGCTTATCGTGCTGGCACCTTATGATGCGATTGATGCCAAAGGCTTGTTAAAAGCCGCTATCCGTTCAGAAGATCCGGTGGTCTTTTTAGAATGTGAATTACTTTATGGTAAAAGCTTTGATGTCCCTGAAATAGAGGATTTTGTGCTTCCTATCGGAAAGGCGCGTATTATCCGGGAAGGAAAAGACGTCACAATTGTCAGCTATTCTATCGGTGTTTCTTTTGCCTTGGAAGCGGCTGAAAAATTAGCGCAAGAAGGTATTAATGCCGAAGTAATCGATTTGCGGACATTGCGGCCTCTCGATAAAGAAGCCATTCTAAAAAGTTTGGCTAAAACTAATCGGATGGTAACTGTGGAAGATGGTTGGCCCACCTGTTCTATTTCTTCTGAAATTGCAGCCATTGCCATGGATGAAGGCTTTGATAACCTTGATGCGCCCGTTTTAAGGGTTACCAATGCGGATACGCCAACACCTTACGCCGTTAATCTTGAAAAAATGGCGTTGGTCAGTGCTGAGGCTGTCATAAAAGCTGTACATAAGGTTTGCTATCGCAAATAA
- a CDS encoding ectonucleotide pyrophosphatase/phosphodiesterase gives MAAKDYRKIQFNPIISAIFCILLLFILSVPAFLSDRAVAASSYPKNKTPLILISIDGFRADYIKRGVTPHLLALANNGTYAKIMHPSFPSITFPNHYTLVTGLYPDHHGIVGNTMDDMAIKPDDHFKMSDHQAVVDHRWWDEAEPLWVTAEKQGIVSATMFWPGSEADIHGIRPEMWRRFNGHVPFSERVDQVISWLDYPSSHRPQFVTLYFENVDHIGHVYGPDSPEMNENLTKVDQAIGQLVQELTHRHINANLVIVSDHGMAATASDRAIILNKVIPSSRYRLITSGAYAGIEPAAGQDISALFRHHDHMQCWPKNQIPPYLHYGHNPRVPSVICIADVGWSIIGSENAMGHIHRGNHGYDNMTPEMGALFIANGPAFKRHAVIDTMDNIDVQPLVAHVLGVKIAKGDSNITPKDMDARFLIH, from the coding sequence ATGGCAGCAAAAGATTACAGGAAAATTCAATTTAATCCTATTATTTCAGCTATTTTTTGTATTCTTTTGCTTTTTATCCTGTCGGTTCCAGCCTTTTTATCCGACAGGGCCGTAGCGGCTTCTTCGTATCCTAAAAACAAAACACCGCTTATTCTGATTTCAATTGATGGTTTTCGTGCTGATTATATCAAAAGAGGGGTGACGCCTCATCTGTTAGCCTTAGCGAATAACGGTACTTATGCCAAAATTATGCACCCCTCTTTTCCATCTATTACCTTTCCCAATCATTATACCTTGGTAACGGGACTTTATCCCGATCATCATGGCATCGTGGGAAATACAATGGATGATATGGCCATTAAACCAGATGATCATTTTAAAATGTCCGACCATCAAGCAGTCGTAGATCATCGATGGTGGGATGAAGCCGAACCTTTATGGGTGACCGCTGAGAAACAAGGTATTGTCTCGGCTACTATGTTCTGGCCAGGCTCCGAAGCGGATATTCATGGTATCCGACCTGAAATGTGGCGCCGTTTTAATGGGCATGTACCTTTTTCAGAAAGAGTAGATCAGGTTATCTCCTGGCTTGACTATCCCTCTTCTCATCGTCCTCAATTCGTTACACTCTATTTTGAAAATGTTGATCATATAGGCCATGTCTATGGCCCAGACTCACCAGAAATGAATGAAAATCTGACTAAAGTCGATCAGGCTATTGGTCAGTTGGTACAAGAATTAACCCATCGCCATATTAATGCTAATTTAGTGATTGTTTCCGATCATGGTATGGCAGCAACGGCCTCTGATCGAGCGATTATCTTGAATAAGGTTATTCCATCAAGCCGTTATCGCCTTATTACTAGTGGCGCTTATGCTGGGATCGAACCCGCCGCGGGACAAGATATTTCTGCTTTATTCCGTCATCATGATCACATGCAATGCTGGCCTAAAAACCAAATTCCGCCTTATCTTCATTATGGGCATAATCCACGCGTGCCGAGTGTAATTTGTATAGCGGATGTCGGCTGGTCTATTATTGGCAGTGAAAATGCTATGGGGCATATTCATCGTGGTAATCATGGTTACGATAATATGACCCCAGAAATGGGGGCTTTATTTATAGCTAATGGCCCCGCTTTCAAAAGACATGCCGTTATTGATACTATGGATAATATTGATGTTCAGCCTTTGGTAGCCCATGTTTTAGGGGTGAAAATTGCGAAAGGGGACAGCAATATCACTCCTAAGGACATGGATGCCCGCTTTCTTATTCACTGA